A single genomic interval of Camelina sativa cultivar DH55 chromosome 11, Cs, whole genome shotgun sequence harbors:
- the LOC104721116 gene encoding agamous-like MADS-box protein AGL62 yields MVKSNKGGQKIEMKKMKNEKNLQVTFSKRRFGLFKKVSELCTLCGAEILMIVFSPSGKVFSFGHPGVRELIYRFTNFTDNSLIPHQPNNNQLVESRPDRNVQYLKEMLAHVLAKQKKAEHNRMTLDMVKQSREQRRICWYEKDVKELDLTETDDLIGALQDIRKKLVSDMSHYPQLNVFHQNYMG; encoded by the exons ATGGTGAAAAGTAACAAAGGTGGTCAGAAaatagagatgaaaaaaatgaaaaatgagaaGAACCTTCAAGTGACTTTCTCGAAAAGAAGGTTTGGTCTTTTCAAGAAAGTCAGTGAGCTTTGCACATTGTGTGGTGCagagattttgatgattgtatTCTCTCCCTCTGGGAAAGTGTTTTCTTTCGGACATCCTGGTGTTAGAGAACTAATCTATCGTTTTACAAATTTTACCGACAATTCTCTCATTCCCCACCAACCAAACAACAACCAGCTTGTTGAATCTCGTCCGGATAGAAATGTCCAATATCTCAAGGAGATGCTCGCTCat GTGCTGGCCAAACAGAAAAAGGCGGAACATAATAGAATGACATTGGACATGGTGAAACAATCCagagaacaaagaagaatcTGCTGGtatgaaaaagatgtgaaagaaCTCGACCTAACCGAAACTGACGATCTGATTGGTGCTCTTCAAGATATAAGGAAGAAGTTGGTAAGTGACATGTCTCACTATCCTCAATTAAATGTTTTTCATCAGAATTACATGGGATAA
- the LOC104721118 gene encoding agamous-like MADS-box protein AGL62 codes for MVRSNKGRQKIEMKKMRNESNLQVTFSKRRFGLFKKASELCTLCGAEILMIVFSPGGKVFSFGHPSVRELIYRFQNFNHNSLIPHQPNNLQLVESRPDRNIQYLNEILTHMLAKQEKAKHNRMTLDRVKQSREQRGIRWYEKDVKEFDLTETDDLIGALQDVRKKLVSDMSHYPQLNVSHQNYMGETAVFGGGGNVDVGVIDLFDQRINTFNCNPIMGFPNQTPLFGYNNDGVIVPSYNMNYMSSCNFNER; via the exons ATGGTGAGAAGTAACAAAGGTCGTCAAAAaatagagatgaaaaaaatgagaaacgaGAGTAACCTTCAAGTGACTTTCTCGAAAAGAAGGTTTGGTCTTTTCAAGAAAGCCAGTGAACTTTGCACATTGTGTGGTGCagagattttgatgattgtgttctCTCCGGGTGGGaaagtgttttcttttggtcatCCTAGTGTTAGAGAACTAATCTATCGTTTTCAAAACTTCAACCACAATTCTCTCATTCCCCACCAACCAAACAACCTACAGCTTGTTGAATCTCGTCCGGATAGAAATATCCAATACCTCAACGAGATTCTCACtcat ATGCTGGCCAAACAGGAGAAGGCAAAACATAATAGAATGACATTGGACAGGGTGAAACAATCAAGAGAACAAAGAGGAATTCGCTGGtatgaaaaagatgtgaaagaaTTCGATCTGACCGAAACCGACGATCTGATTGGTGCTCTTCAAGATGTAAGGAAGAAGTTGGTAAGTGACATGTCTCACTATCCTCAATTAAATGTTTCTCATCAGAATTACATGGGAGAAACTGCtgtctttggtggtggtggtaatgtTGATGTTGGCGTCATTGATCTGTTTGATCAAAGAATAAATACATTCAACTGTAATCCAATCATGGGGTTTCCTAACCAGACACCATTGTTTGGATACAACAATGATGGAGTTATCGTTCCCAGTTACAACATGAATTACATGTCAAGTTGCAACTTCAACGAGCGCTAG
- the LOC104721115 gene encoding uncharacterized protein LOC104721115 has product MMAKRSVMMMMMLMMLVMPMWPNECYGWGTETADDMVRSEAEHADNAAETAHDKTASWTGWVSDKISTGLGSKKDEAEEAAESAKNYAYDKAESAYDNAAGYAKDFAADRAGSAYDSAQNAKHYAYDKAGDAKDMAYNKTGEAKDMAYNKAGQTKDMAFDNAGQAKDMVYDKPGQAKDIAYDKVGSAYDKAGQAKDMAYDKAGQAKDKVFEKAGSAYDIAGQAKDRAYDKTGHAKDKAYDTAESAYEMAGQAKDMAYDKASKAKDMTTDKARSTYDKAEQAKDMAYDKARLASEKAGQAKDVAYDKAEDAIRMATDKSGEAKDNADESYERFKEGSKNAKDMASDKAQDVRNKTADAYGSRSEADERFEDALRKVGERYGAAKDSMSEKTKEAYESAKEKASDAAGEYGTYVRDRSAEL; this is encoded by the exons ATGATGGCGAAAAGAAGtgtcatgatgatgatgatgcttatGATGTTGGTGATGCCGATGTGGCCGAATGAATGCTATGGATGGGGAACAGAGACGGCAGATGATATGGTTAGAAGCGAAGCAGAGCATGCTGATAACGCAGCCGAGACCGCTCATGACAAAACTGCTTCTTGGACTGGTTGGGTTTCAGACAAAATCTCCAC AGGATTGGGAAGCAAGAAAGACGAGGCAGAAGAAGCGGCTGAATCTGCGAAGAACTATGCTTATGACAAGGCTGAATCCGCATATGACAATGCGGCCGGTTACGCCAAGGACTTTGCAGCAGACAGGGCCGGATCTGCTTACGATAGTGCTCAAAATGCGAAACATTATGCTTATGATAAGGCTGGTGATGCAAAGGATATGGCCTATAATAAGACCGGTGAAGCTAAAGACATGGCTTACAACAAGGCCGGTCAAACTAAAGACATGGCTTTCGACAATGCAGGTCAAGCCAAAGACATGGTCTATGACAAGCCGGGTCAAGCTAAGGACATAGCCTACGACAAGGTGGGATCAGCCTACGACAAAGCCGGTCAAGCGAAAGACATGGCCTATGACAAGGCCGGTCAAGCCAAGGATAAGGTTTTTGAGAAGGCGGGATCAGCCTACGACATTGCTGGTCAAGCCAAAGACAGGGCCTATGACAAAACCGGTCATGCCAAAGATAAGGCATATGACACGGCGGAATCAGCCTACGAAATGGCCGGTCAAGCAAAAGACATGGCCTACGACAAGGCTAGTAAAGCTAAGGACATGACTACCGACAAAGCGAGATCAACTTATGACAAGGCGGAACAAGCTAAGGACATGGCCTACGACAAAGCACGATTAGCCTCTGAAAAGGCTGGTCAAGCCAAGGACGTTGCCTATGACAAAGCCGAAGATGCGATTAGGATGGCTACCGATAAGAGTGGTGAAGCTAAAGATAATGCTGATGAATCATACGAAAGATTCAAAGAAGGGTCTAAGAATGCCAAAGATATGGCATCAGATAAAGCTCAAGATGTTAGAAACAAAACAGCGGACGCATACGGATCAAGGAGCGAAGCAGACGAAAGATTCGAGGATGCCTTGCGTAAGGTTGGGGAAAGGTATGGTGCAGCTAAGGATTCAATGTcagagaagacaaaagaagCTTATGAGAGTgcaaaggagaaggcttctgaTGCTGCTGGAGAGTACGGTACATATGTGAGAGACCGTAGTGCCGAGCTGTAG
- the LOC104727546 gene encoding ATPase family AAA domain-containing protein 3-A-like, with product MSEAQRSALNALLFRTGDQSWDIVLVLATNRPGDLDSAVTDRIDEVIEFPLPGEEERFKLLNLYVNKYLKNSDSDKDTKHIWSHLFKKLSQKITVNADLTDQVISEAAKKTEGFSGREIAKLVAGVQAGVYGRKDCVLDSQLFEEIVAYKVEQHHQRHRLSSERFQPLLFSS from the coding sequence ATGAGTGAGGCTCAACGTAGTGCTCTGAACGCTTTGCTCTTCCGAACTGGTGATCAATCTTGGGACATTGTTCTTGTCTTAGCTACAAACAGACCTGGAGATCTCGATAGTGCGGTTACAGATAGGATTGATGAAGTCATTGAGTTCCCACTTCCAGGGGAAGAAGAACGTTTCAAGCTTCTCAATCTCTATGTCAACAAATATCTAAAGAATAGTGACAGCGACAAAGACACAAAACACATATGGAGTCATTTGTTTAAGAAGCTGTCACAGAAGATTACCGTTAACGCAGACTTAACTGATCAAGTGATATCTGAGGCTGCAAAGAAGACGGAAGGATTCTCTGGCCGTGAGATTGCAAAGCTTGTGGCTGGAGTACAAGCTGGAGTATACGGACGAAAGGATTGTGTTTTGGATTCACAGCTTTTTGAAGAGATTGTTGCGTATAAAGTTGAACAACATCACCAAAGGCATAGGCTTTCTTCTGAACGTTTTCAACCATTACTCTTTTCTTCCTAG
- the LOC104721117 gene encoding ATPase family AAA domain-containing protein 3C-like, whose protein sequence is MAASRLCSAAAIAAAFTSMSLSQNRAYADSRFRFPFYSSSPSPPPSDSPANQSSSDSSKSNKAEPDEPKGSGFDPEALERAAKALRDINSSPHSNQVFDLMRKQEKTRLAEVAAEKSQYEAVQAHTDIERQRKLAEDQRNLLQTHAQTKAQSLRYEDELARKRQQTDHEAQRHHNVELVKMQEESSIRKERTRIATEEQIQAQHRQTEKERAELERETIRVKAMAEAEGRAHEAKLTEEQNRRLLMERINGEREKWLAAINTMFSHIEGGFRTLLTDRNKLIMTVGGATALAAGVYTTREGARVTWGYINRMLGQPSLIRESSMGRFPWASSVSQLKKRISGAAAASVAEGKKPIDNVVLHPSLKTRIERLARATSNTKTHQAPFRNMMFYGPPGTGKTMVAREIAWKSGLDYAMMTGGDVAPLGSQAVTKIHQIFDWAKKSNKGLLLFIDEADAFLCERNSTYMSEAQRSALNALLFRTGDQSRDIVLVLATNRPGDLDSAVTDRIDEVIEFPLPGEEERFKLLNLYVNKYLKNSDNDKDTKHKWSHLFKKLSQKITVNADLTDQVISEAAKKTEGFSGREIAKLVAGVQAGVYGRKDCVLDSQLFEEIVAYKVEEHHQRHRLASEGFQPLLFSS, encoded by the exons ATGGCTGCTTCTAGATTATGTTCCGCGGCGGCGATAGCTGCTGCGTTCACTTCAATGTCATTGTCTCAGAACCGTGCTTACGCCGATTCTCGATTCCGGTTTCCCttctattcttcttctccatctccacctCCGTCAGATTCTCCGGCGAATCAATCTTCGTCGGACTCTAGTAAGTCTAATAAAGCAGAGCCTGATGAGCCCAAAGGATCTGGTTTTGATCCTGAGGCCCTTGAGAGAGCTGCAAAAGCTCTTAGAGATATCAATAGCTCTCCCCATTCCAACCAG GTGTTTGATCTCATGAGGAAGCAGGAGAAAACTCGGTTAGCTGAAGTAGCGGCTGAGAAATCTCAGTACGAAGCTGTTCAAGCACACACTGATATT GAGAGACAGCGGAAATTGGCTGAGGACCAGAGAAATCTTTTGCAGACACATGCGCAAACCAAAGCACAAAGTCTTCGATATGAGGATGAATTGGCAAGAAAGAGACAACAG ACAGATCATGAAGCTCAGAGACATCATAATGTGGAATTGGTTAAGATGCAAGAGGAGTCCTCTATTAGgaaagagagaacaagaatcGCCACAGAAGAACAGATCCAAGCTCAGCATCGCCAaactgagaaagagagagctgaACTTGAGCGAGAGACGATTCGTGTCAAGGCCATGGCTGAAGCTGAAGGTCGGGCTCATGAAGCCAAACTTACTGAAGAGCAAAACAGAAGATTGCTTATGGAAAGGATAAATGGTGAAAGGGAGAAGTGGCTTGCTGCAATCAACACAATGTTCAGTCACATTGAAG GCGGGTTTAGAACCTTGTTAACTGATAGGAATAAGCTGATAATGACTGTGGGAGGAGCTACTGCATTAGCTGCAGGAGTTTACACAACACG TGAAGGAGCTAGAGTTACATGGGGTTATATTAATAGGATGCTTGGACAACCATCACTTATTCGAGAATCTTCCATGGGTAGATTTCCTTGGGCAAGCTCGGTGTCTCagttgaagaagagaatctcgggagcagcagcagcatctGTAGCAGAAGGGAAAAAGCCGATTGATAATGTCGTTCTCCATCCTTCTTTAAAGACGCGAATCGAGCGACTCGCTAGAGCTACATCAAATACCAAAACACATCAAGCACCATTCCGCAACATGATGTTTTATGGACCTCCTGGAACTGGTAAAACTATGGTGGCAAGGGAAATAGCTTGGAAATCT GGTCTGGATTATGCTATGATGACAGGAGGAGATGTTGCTCCCTTGGGATCACAAGCTGTTACTAAAATCCATCAGATTTTTGATTGGGCTAAGAAATCAAACAAAGGTTTACTTCTTTTCATTGATGAAGCCGATGCTTTTCTATGCGA GCGTAACAGCACTTACATGAGTGAGGCTCAACGTAGTGCTCTGAACGCTTTGCTCTTCCGAACTGGTGATCAATCTCGGGACATTGTTCTTGTCTTAGCTACAAATAGACCTGGAGATCTCGATAGTGCGGTTACAGACAGGATTGATGAAGTCATTGAGTTCCCACTTCCAGGGGAAGAAGAACGTTTCAAGCTTCTCAATCTCTATGTCAACAAATATCTAAAGAATAGTGACAACGACAAAGACACAAAACACAAATGGAGTCATTTGTTTAAGAAGCTGTCACAGAAGATTACCGTTAACGCAGACTTAACTGATCAAGTGATATCTGAGGCTGCAAAGAAGACGGAAGGATTCTCTGGCCGTGAGATTGCAAAGCTTGTGGCTGGAGTACAAGCTGGAGTATACGGACGAAAGGATTGTGTTTTGGATTCACAGCTTTTTGAAGAGATTGTTGCGTATAAAGTTGAAGAACATCACCAAAGGCATAGGCTTGCTTCTGAAGGTTTTCAACCATTACTCTTTTCTTCCTAG